The genomic window TGGTGCGATGACGTCGAACCGCCGCGTGCTCGTGCTCGCCTCCGCATCCCCCGCCAGGCTCGGCCTGTTGAAGCAGGCCGGGTTCGACCCGCGGGTGCTGGTCAGCGGGGTGGACGAGGACGCGATCAGCGCGGACAGCCCCGCCGAGCTGGCCAGGGTGCTCGCCGAGGCGAAGGCCACCGCGGTGGCGGCCGGCGGCATGCTGGAGGGCGGCGAGATCGTGATCGGCTGCGACTCGGTGCTCGACCTCGACGGTACGGCGCTGGGCAAGCCCGCCGACGCCGCCGAGGCCACCGCCCGCTGGCAGGAGATGCGCGGCCGCACCGGAGTGCTGCGCACCGGCCACTGCGTGATCGACACCGCGAGCGGCCGCCAGGTGTCGGCGACGGCGTCCACCACCGTACGGTTCGGCACCCCGGACGACGCGGAGATCGCCGCCTACGTCGCCAGCGGCGAACCGCTGTATGTGGCGGGCTCCTTCACCCTCGACGGGCGCTCCGCGCCCTTCGTGGACGGCGTGGACGGCAACCCGGGCACCGTGATCGGCCTGTCGCTGCCGCTGCTGCGCTCGCTGCTCTCCGACCTCGGGGTGCGGATCACGGACCTGTGGACGTAGCCGGCGCGCCGGACGGGGCCGGCGGGGCGGGCGCGGTAGCGGGCGAGCGGTCCTCGGGGGCGTAGAGGAGCAAGGTGCCGACCAGCAGGGCGAGGACGAGCATCAGCGCCACAAAGGCGTACCAGCCGACGAGGCCGACCACGACCGCGCCGAGCACGCCGTGGACCACCGCGCAGACGATGAGCACGATGCGGCCGAACCGGCCGCACATCCGGTCGCGTGCGGCGATCCGGGCCACCAGCACCGCGCAGGCGACCAGGAAGAGGGCGAACAGGCCGCCGCCCACCCAGGATCCGGCGGCCATGGCGTCGGGGTCGAGGCCGCCCAGCGACATCCTCTGATGGCGTACGGCGAGGCCGAGTATCCAGTTCACGAAGGCGACCGTGAGCGCTTCGAGCACCAGGACGACGGCCGTGCCGACGGCTATACCTCTGCGCACGCTCGTCCCCCTCCAGTGGCCGAAACCCTGCGGGTCGCACGCTACTCACGAGTAAGACGACGGGCAAGGGCCCGCACAACGGTCCGCGCCCGGCGGCCGCATGACGTCGCCGGGCGGTCCTCCCGGCGGTACCGATGGCGGTCCCCGGGCGGTCACCCGACGGTCCGTCGGCGACGCGCCGTTCACTCGTGAGAGGAGACTCGGCGGCAAACTTTGCGCACACTATTCGTGGAGTTCCCACAAAAGAACGTCGGCTCCGTGCGTGGACTTCGAGCGAGATGTCCCCCACACCCGGTAGTGCGGGACATCGGTGGGAGCAGGGCCGTACCGTGGACTGAGCAGGCGTTCACGGGTTGTTGTGGCCCATGGATCACCCTCCGTGTGGGCAAGCTCACGTGCAGGGGTGCCTCGGCACCAAGTGTGGCCAGTACCTAAACTCGGCTTGTTTCATGGAGGGAGCCATCGTGCGCAAGGTGCTCATCGCCAACCGCGGTGAAATCGCAGTACGCGTCGCCCGTGCCTGCCGGGATGCCGGGATCGCCAGCGTAGCCGTCTACGCGGACCCCGACCGGGACGCGCTGCATGTCCGCGCGGCCGACGAGGCGTACGCACTGGGCGGCGACACACCGGCCACCAGCTATCTGGACGTCGCCAAGGTGCTCTCGGCTGCGGCCGAGTCGGGGGCCGATGCCGTGCACCCAGGCTACGGCTTCCTGTCGGAGAACGCCGAGTTCGCGCAGGCGGTGCTGGACGCGGGCCTGAACTGGATCGGCCCGCCGCCGCAGGCCATCCGCGACCTGGGCGACAAGGTCGCCGCCCGGCACATCGCCCAGCGGGCCGGCGCACCGCTGGTCGCCGGCACGCCCGACCCGGTCTCGGGTGCGGAGGAGGTCGTCGCCTTCGCCAAGGAGCACGGCCTGCCGATCGCCATCAAGGCCGCCTTCGGCGGTGGCGGGCGCGGCCTGAAGGTCGCCCGCACCCTGGAGGAGGTCCCGGAGCTCTACGACTCCGCGGTGCGCGAGGCGGTCGCCGCCTTCGGGCGCGGCGAGTGCTTCGTGGAGCGGTATCTGGACCGGCCCCGGCATGTGGAGACGCAGTGCCTGGCCGACCGGCACGGCAACGTCGTGGTGGTCTCCACCCGCGACTGCTCGCTGCAGCGCCGGCACCAGAAGCTCGTCGAGGAGGCCCCGGCCCCCTATCTGACCGAGGACCAGAACGCCCAGCTGTACTCGGCGTCCAAGGCGATCCTGCGCGAGGCGGGCTACGTCGGCGCGGGCACCTGCGAGTTCCTGGTCGGCCAGGACGGCACGATCTCCTTCCTTGAGGTCAACACCCGCCTCCAGGTCGAGCACCCGGTCACCGAGGAGGTCTCCGGCATCGACCTGGTGCGGGAGATGTTCCGGATCGCAGACGGCGAGGAGCTGGGGTACGACGACCCGCCGCTGCGCGGCCACTCCTTCGAGTTCCGCATCAACGGCGAGGACCCGGGGCGCAACTTCCTGCCCGCGCCTGGCATCGTGACCCGGTTCAGCGCGCCCTCCGGCCCCGGCGTGCGGCTGGACGCGGGCGTGGAGGCGGGCAGCGTGATCGGCCCGGCCTGGGACTCGCTGCTGGCCAAGCTGGTCATCACCGGCGCCACCCGGGAGCAGGCGCTCCAGCGGGCGGCCCGCGCGCTCGGCGAATTCCACGTCGAGGGCATGGCCACCGCGATCCCCTTCCACCGTGCGGTGGTCAAGGACCCGGCGTTCGCGCCGCCGCAGGGCCCCTTCACCATCCACACCCGGTGGATCGAGACCGAGTTCGTCAACACGATCCCGGCCTTCACCGGTCCCGCGGTGGACGAGGAGGAGGCCCAGGGCCGCGAGACGGTGGTGGTCGAGGTCGGCGGCAAGCGCCTTGAGGTGTCGCTGCCCGCGTCGCTGGGCATGACGCTGGCCCGTACCGGACTGGCCGCGGGCGCCAAGCCCAAGCGGCGGGCCGCGGTCAAGGCGGGGGTGGCCGTCTCCGGCGACTCGCTGGCCTCGCCGATGCAGGGCACCATCGTCAAGGTCGCGGTCGAGGAGAACCAGCAGGTGAGCGCGGGTGACCTGATCGTCGTCCTGGAGGCGATGAAGATGGAGCAGCCGCTCAACGCGCACCGCTCGGGCACCGTCATCGGCCTCAAGGCCGAGGTGGGCTCGTCGGTCTCCTCCGGCGCGGTCATCTGCGAGATCAAGGACTGAGCCGGCACCGGCTCGGCGGCGACAACGCGGCGCGGCACCCCGAACGCGGGGTGCCGCGCCGCGTTGCGGGCCGGCGGCGGGACAGGGCGGGGTCAGGCCAGCACGTGCCGGCGCGGCTGCTTGAGCGACAGCACCAGCAGCAGGGCGGTCGCGGTGAAGACCGCCGACAGGGTGAAGGCCGCGGTCGCGCCGTGGATGAACGGGTCCTGCCGGTGGTGCCGCGACACCGTGCCGAAGACCGTGACCAGCACCGAAAGGCCCAGGCTGCCGCCGACCTGCTGCATGGTCTGCAGCAGCCCGGAGGCGGATCCGGCGTCCTTCGGCTCGACACCGGACAGGATGAAGGTGTTCAGCGGCATCATCGTCCAGCCCATGCCGACGCCCATCAGGATCAGCGTCGGCAGGATGCCCCTGGCGTAACCGTCGGAGGCGCTCAGCTGGGTGATCCAGATGGTGCCCACCAAGGTGAGCGACGCGCCCACGCTCGCCACCCGCTTGGCCCCGAAGCGGGCCAGCGCCCGCGGGGCGATCCTGGCGGCCACGAAGAGCGGCCCGGCCAGCGGCAGGAAGGCGAAGCCGGTCTTGAGCGGGCTGTAGCCGAGATACGTCTGCAGATACTGCGTCGAGAAGTAGAAGGTGCCGAACATCCCGGCCACCACCAGCAGCATCACCCCGTAGGCCAGTGCCCTGTTGCGGTCGGCGAACAGCCGCAGCACCACCAGCGGGCGCTCGACCCGGGTCTCGTTGACCAGGAACGCGGCGAGCAGGGCGACGGCGATCACGAAGGTGCTCACCGCGCGGGTGTCGCTCCAGCTGGTCTCGCCGACCCGGATGAAGGCGTAGACCAGCGAGGCCATGCCGAGGGTGCCGGTCAGTGCGCCCGCGACGTCGAAGCGGCCACCGCGGTGCCGTTCCGTCTCCTTGATGAAGCGCGGCGCGAGCAGCACGATGGCCACGCCGACCGGGACGTTGATGAAGAAGACCCACCGCCACGACCCCCAGTCGGTGAGCATGCCGCCCACCGTGAGGCCGACGGCGGACCCGGCGCCGGAGATCGCCGAGAAGACGCTGAGCGCGCGGTTGCGCTCGCTGCCCTCGCGGAAGGTCGTGGCGATCAGCGCGAGCGTGCTGGGCGCGGCGAGCGCGGCGGCCGCGCCCTGGAAGCCGCGGGCGACCAGCAAGGTGGTGGAGTCATTGGCGAGGCCGCCGGCTATCGAGGCAACGGTGAAGGCCATGACGCCCCAGATCAGCGCGGTGCGCCGGCCGATCAGGTCGCCGATCCTGCTGCCGAGCAGCAGCAGGCCGCCGAAGGCGAGGGTGTAGACGTTGAGCACCCAGGACATGCCGGTGGGCGAGAAGCCGAGGTGGGTGCCGATGCCGGGCAGGGCCACGTTCACCACGGTCGCGTCGAGAAGCAGCATCAGCTGGGTACCGAGGATGGCGGCGAGGGCGAAGAATGAACGCATGCCGGAGGGAGCCGGCACGCGGGTGGTCGAGGTCTGATCGCGCAGTACGTGCGTGGACATGGCTGGTAAGCCTCCAGCGGAGAAGCCAAACGGAGGTCGTCTCCGGAAACTATACGGAGCCAACCTCCGGATCTACAATATGATTCGGGGAGCTGATCCCCGGCACCGGGAGGCGGGACGGAATGCGGGCAGACGCGCAGCGCAACTACGACCGGTTGCTCGAGGAGGCCAAGCAGGCCTTCATCGTGCACGGCACGGATGTCGCGCTGGAGGACATCGCCCGGCACGCGGGTGTCGGGATCGGCACGCTCTACCGGCACTTCCCCGACCGCTACTCGCTGATGAACGCGGTCTTCATCCGGGAGCTCGACCAGCTCTCCGACCGGGCCGGGGAACTGATCGGCGCGGACGAACCCGCCGAGGCGCTCTTCTCCTGGCTGCGCGCGGTGGGCGCGCACTCCGGCATGTACCGCGGGCTGTCGGCCGCGATCCTCGCCCAGTCGGACGGGCGGATGCTGCAGTGCAAAGCGCGGCTGCGCGCGTCGGGGGAGACGCTGCTGACCCGCGCGAAGGAGGCCGGCGAGGTCAGGGACGGCATCGAGATCGGCGACCTGCTCAAGCTGACCTCGGCGATCGTGATGTGCGCGGAGAAGAACCCGGAGGACCGGAAGACCTTCGAGCGGCTGATGTCGCTCGCCGTCAACGGCATCCTCGCCGCACCGGGCGCCGCTGACGCCCCCTCGGCCGGACTGAGCGGGCAGCCGCAGGCCACGTCATGACCGCAGCCGCGCTCCACGCCGCGACCGGCGGTCCCGGTCCCGGCCGTAACTGACCGGCCTCAGCGCGGCCGCAGGTCGGCCAGCCGTGGTACGGACGGGGGCCGCAACGGGTGGGGGCGGCGCGGCCCCGGGAGCGGGGCCGCCGGCTCCCCGGGGCCTGCGGGCGCCACCACCAGCTGCACGCCGCGGTCGGCGAGCGCCTGGAGTTCGGTCCCGGCACGCTCGTCACCGGCCGGCGGCTCGTCCGTGACCAGATGCGTGATCAGGTCGGTCGGCACCGTCTGGAACATCGTGTCGGACCCCAGCTTGGTGTGGTCCGCGAGGACCACCACCTCCGCGGCGGCCTGCACCAGCGCCCGGTCCACGCTGGCGGACAGCATGTTGGACGTGGACAGGCCGCGCTCCGCCGTGAGCCCGGCGCCTGACAGGAAGGCGCGGGAGACCCGCAGGCCGTGCAGCGACTGCTCGGCACCGCTGCCGACCAGGCCGTAGTTGGAGCCGCGCAGGGTGCCGCCGGTCATGACCACCTCGACCCGGTTGGCATGCGCCAGCGCCTGGGCGACCAGCAGCGAGTTGGTCACGACGGTGAGCCCGGGCACCCGGGCGAGCCGCCTGGCCAGCTCCTGCGTGGTCGTGCCCGCGCCCACCACGATGGCTTCGCCCTCCTCCACCAGCGAGGCGGCGAGGTCGGCGATCGCCGTCTTCTCGGCGGTCGCGAGATGGGATTTCTGCGGGAAGCCGGACTCACGGGTGAAACCACCCGGCAGGACCGCACCGCCGTGCCGGCGGTCGAGCAGTCCTTCTGCCTCCAGCGCCCGCACATCTCGGCGCACGGTCACTTCGGAGGTCTGGACGACGCGGGCGAGCTCACGGAGCGACACCGCTCCGTTGGCCCGCACCATTTCGAGGATCAATTGGCGACGTTCTGCAGCGAACACGGAACCGACAGTAACCCCAACGACCGCCACTTTCAGCGTTTTGCACCAGATGACGGAAGTTGCCCGTGAAACAGACCGTCAAGTGCTATACGCCGACCGTACGTTCGCCTGCACCGCTACCCCGCCCACTCGGCGGCAGCCGGTGCCGTACGCCGGAACAACCGCTCGTGATATTCGTCGCGGACACGGGAGACACGAACCTCGGATTGCGTATTTCCACCACATCACGGGGAATCCGTGCAGCCGCTTTGGTACCGGCAACCCCGAATTCCGCGCAGTTCAGCCCTCCTCTAGGCTGGCCGTCACGCCACGCACCGCACACTCCCGAAATTCCTCTGTTCATGCGCGACGATCCCCCAGGAAATTTGATGTCCATACGGAAAATGTCCGCCAGGGCCACGGTTCTGCTCGCCTGCGCGGTCGTGCTCACCGCCTGCAACTCCGGCGACGACAGCGACGCGTCCGACACCGCACCGCCGGCCACCACCGCGAGCCCGGCCACCTCGGCGCCCAGCACCCCGGCGGCCACCACCGCCGCGGCCGACGCCGCAGGAAGCGGTGGCGCCGTCGCCGACGGCAGCAAGCTCAAGACGCTGCTGCCGACCGCCGCCACCGCCCCCAAGGGCTGGAAGCTCGACGACAGCGCGGCCTACGACACCGGCGCGAACGTGAAGTCGCCGACCTCCGCGCTGCTGCCCGACGACGACTGCTCGCAGGCACTGACCAACGGCGGGGCCAAGACGCTCACCTCGGACTACAGCGCGGCCTACGCGATGGCCGGGCTGACCGGTCCCAACGACGGCTCCTCGACGGTGATCTTCAACAGCTACCAGCCGGGCGCCGCGGCCAAGCAGATGGCCGAGGTCACCGCGCTGGCCAAGCGGTGCGCCACCTTCAGCGCCCAGGACATGTCCGGCAAGAACGTCAAGCTGACCGTCACCGCGACCCCGGTCGCCGGCGCCGGCGACCAGTCGCTGGACCTCAAGATCCAGCCCGCGGGCAAGTACGTCGGCTCCGAGATCGTGCTGATCGCGTCGGGCAACGTCATCATGGGCGTCGACGAGGCCGACGCGGCGGGCGCGATGACGCCGCTGGCGCCGGTGGCCGAGCAGCTCGCCGCCGGGCTGCCGCTCAAGTAGCCGCCGGCCCGCCGGACGACAGCGGGCCGGCCGGGACCGGGGCCGGGCCGGGTCCGACCGATGTGTCAGACCCGGCCTACGACAGGCCCTGGTCCTGGCCGCCCGCCTTGCGGTTGTGCAGCTGGCGGGCCACCTCGGCGATCGAGCCGGACAGCGACGGGTAGACGGTGAAGGTGTTGGCGATCTGCTCGACCGTCAGGTTGTTGTCCACCGCGATGGAGATCGGGTGGATCAGCTCGCTCGCCTTGGGCGCGACGACCACCCCGCCGACCACGATGCCGGTGCCCGGCCGGCAGAAGATCTTGACGAAGCCGTCCCTGATGCCCTGCATCTTGGCCCGCGGATTGCGCAGCAGCGGCAGCTTCACCACCCGCGCGTCGATCCGGCCGCCGTCGACGTCGGCCTGCGAGTAGCCGACGGTGGCGATCTCCGGGTCGGTGAAGACGTTGGAGGACACCGTCTTGAGGTTCAGCGGGGCGACCGCGTCGCCGAGGAAGTGGTACATCGCGATCCGGCCCTGCATGGCCGCGACCGAGGCGAGCGCGAAGATGCCGGTCACGTCCCCGGCCGCGTAGACGCCGGAGGCGCTGGTACGGGAGACCTTGTCGGTCCAGATGTGGCCGGACTCGGTGAGCTTCACGCCCGCCTCCTCCAGCCCCATCCCGGAGGTGTTCGGGATCGCGCCGACCGCCATCAGGCAGTGCGTGCCGGTGATCACCCGGCCGTCGGTCAGCGTCGCCTCGACACCGTCGCCGACCCGCTTGACGCTCTCGGCGCGCGAGCGCGACATCACGTTCATGCCGCGCCGCCGGAAGACGTCCTCCAGGACCGCGGCGGCGTCCGGGTCCTCGCCGGGCAGCACCCGGTCGCGGGACGAGACGAGAGTCACGGTCGAGCCGAGCGCCTGGTAGGCGCCGGCGAACTCGGCGCCGGTGACGCCGGAGCCGACCACGATCAGCTCGCGCGGCAGCTCGTCCAGGTCGTAGACCTGGGTCCAGTTCAGGATCCGCTCGCCGTCCGGCATCGCGTCGGGCAGTTCGCGCGGGCGCGCCCCGGTGGCGACCAGCACCGCCTCGGCGGTGAGCCGCTGCTCGGTGCCGTCGGCCGCGGTGACCACGACCGTACGGGTGCCCTCGGCGGTCTGCGGCCCTTCGAGCCGGCCGCGGCCGCGCATCACGGCGGCGCCCGCCCTGGTCACCGAGGCGGTGATGTCGTGCGACTGGGCCAGCGCGAGCCGCTTGACCCGGCGGTTGACCTTGCCCAGGTCCACCCCCACGACACGCGCGGAGCGCTCCAGCGGAGGGGTGTCGTCGGCCACGATGATGCCGAGCTCTTCGTAGGACGAGTCGAAGGTCGTCATCACCTCGGCGGTGGCGATGAGCGTCTTGGACGGCACGCAGTCGGTCAGCACCGACGCACCGCCCAGCCCGTCGCAGTCGACGACGGTCACCTCCGCACCGAGCTGCGCTGCCACCAGCGCCGCCTCGTAGCCGCCGGGTCCGCCACCGATGATCACGATCCTTGTCACGTACCCCATT from Streptomyces sp. NBC_01198 includes these protein-coding regions:
- a CDS encoding nucleoside triphosphate pyrophosphatase, with the translated sequence MTSNRRVLVLASASPARLGLLKQAGFDPRVLVSGVDEDAISADSPAELARVLAEAKATAVAAGGMLEGGEIVIGCDSVLDLDGTALGKPADAAEATARWQEMRGRTGVLRTGHCVIDTASGRQVSATASTTVRFGTPDDAEIAAYVASGEPLYVAGSFTLDGRSAPFVDGVDGNPGTVIGLSLPLLRSLLSDLGVRITDLWT
- a CDS encoding acetyl/propionyl/methylcrotonyl-CoA carboxylase subunit alpha → MRKVLIANRGEIAVRVARACRDAGIASVAVYADPDRDALHVRAADEAYALGGDTPATSYLDVAKVLSAAAESGADAVHPGYGFLSENAEFAQAVLDAGLNWIGPPPQAIRDLGDKVAARHIAQRAGAPLVAGTPDPVSGAEEVVAFAKEHGLPIAIKAAFGGGGRGLKVARTLEEVPELYDSAVREAVAAFGRGECFVERYLDRPRHVETQCLADRHGNVVVVSTRDCSLQRRHQKLVEEAPAPYLTEDQNAQLYSASKAILREAGYVGAGTCEFLVGQDGTISFLEVNTRLQVEHPVTEEVSGIDLVREMFRIADGEELGYDDPPLRGHSFEFRINGEDPGRNFLPAPGIVTRFSAPSGPGVRLDAGVEAGSVIGPAWDSLLAKLVITGATREQALQRAARALGEFHVEGMATAIPFHRAVVKDPAFAPPQGPFTIHTRWIETEFVNTIPAFTGPAVDEEEAQGRETVVVEVGGKRLEVSLPASLGMTLARTGLAAGAKPKRRAAVKAGVAVSGDSLASPMQGTIVKVAVEENQQVSAGDLIVVLEAMKMEQPLNAHRSGTVIGLKAEVGSSVSSGAVICEIKD
- a CDS encoding MFS transporter — its product is MSTHVLRDQTSTTRVPAPSGMRSFFALAAILGTQLMLLLDATVVNVALPGIGTHLGFSPTGMSWVLNVYTLAFGGLLLLGSRIGDLIGRRTALIWGVMAFTVASIAGGLANDSTTLLVARGFQGAAAALAAPSTLALIATTFREGSERNRALSVFSAISGAGSAVGLTVGGMLTDWGSWRWVFFINVPVGVAIVLLAPRFIKETERHRGGRFDVAGALTGTLGMASLVYAFIRVGETSWSDTRAVSTFVIAVALLAAFLVNETRVERPLVVLRLFADRNRALAYGVMLLVVAGMFGTFYFSTQYLQTYLGYSPLKTGFAFLPLAGPLFVAARIAPRALARFGAKRVASVGASLTLVGTIWITQLSASDGYARGILPTLILMGVGMGWTMMPLNTFILSGVEPKDAGSASGLLQTMQQVGGSLGLSVLVTVFGTVSRHHRQDPFIHGATAAFTLSAVFTATALLLVLSLKQPRRHVLA
- a CDS encoding TetR/AcrR family transcriptional regulator, whose product is MRADAQRNYDRLLEEAKQAFIVHGTDVALEDIARHAGVGIGTLYRHFPDRYSLMNAVFIRELDQLSDRAGELIGADEPAEALFSWLRAVGAHSGMYRGLSAAILAQSDGRMLQCKARLRASGETLLTRAKEAGEVRDGIEIGDLLKLTSAIVMCAEKNPEDRKTFERLMSLAVNGILAAPGAADAPSAGLSGQPQATS
- a CDS encoding DeoR/GlpR family DNA-binding transcription regulator, which codes for MVRANGAVSLRELARVVQTSEVTVRRDVRALEAEGLLDRRHGGAVLPGGFTRESGFPQKSHLATAEKTAIADLAASLVEEGEAIVVGAGTTTQELARRLARVPGLTVVTNSLLVAQALAHANRVEVVMTGGTLRGSNYGLVGSGAEQSLHGLRVSRAFLSGAGLTAERGLSTSNMLSASVDRALVQAAAEVVVLADHTKLGSDTMFQTVPTDLITHLVTDEPPAGDERAGTELQALADRGVQLVVAPAGPGEPAAPLPGPRRPHPLRPPSVPRLADLRPR
- a CDS encoding NAD(P)H-quinone dehydrogenase, whose product is MGYVTRIVIIGGGPGGYEAALVAAQLGAEVTVVDCDGLGGASVLTDCVPSKTLIATAEVMTTFDSSYEELGIIVADDTPPLERSARVVGVDLGKVNRRVKRLALAQSHDITASVTRAGAAVMRGRGRLEGPQTAEGTRTVVVTAADGTEQRLTAEAVLVATGARPRELPDAMPDGERILNWTQVYDLDELPRELIVVGSGVTGAEFAGAYQALGSTVTLVSSRDRVLPGEDPDAAAVLEDVFRRRGMNVMSRSRAESVKRVGDGVEATLTDGRVITGTHCLMAVGAIPNTSGMGLEEAGVKLTESGHIWTDKVSRTSASGVYAAGDVTGIFALASVAAMQGRIAMYHFLGDAVAPLNLKTVSSNVFTDPEIATVGYSQADVDGGRIDARVVKLPLLRNPRAKMQGIRDGFVKIFCRPGTGIVVGGVVVAPKASELIHPISIAVDNNLTVEQIANTFTVYPSLSGSIAEVARQLHNRKAGGQDQGLS